In Acidovorax sp. GBBC 1281, a single window of DNA contains:
- a CDS encoding sulfite exporter TauE/SafE family protein, with product METIYWVVGIGAVVAGFVQGLSGFAFGMVAMSFWAWTLEPRLAAALAVFGALTGQIVAAVSVRRGFDVRTLAPFVLGGLLGIPLGVALLPRLDMVWFKTLLGALLVLWCPTMLMAKRLPRIRSGGRVADGVVGLAGGVMGGIGGFTGTLPTLWCTLRGYEKDQQRAVIQNFNLSMLLVTMGTYLGTGMVTRDMLPFFAIVAPAMLVPTLLGTRLYIGLSDVAFRQIVLGLLTASGVALLASSLPQLVARHL from the coding sequence ATGGAAACGATCTACTGGGTGGTGGGCATCGGGGCGGTAGTGGCCGGGTTCGTGCAGGGGCTGTCAGGCTTCGCGTTCGGCATGGTGGCCATGTCGTTCTGGGCCTGGACGCTGGAGCCGCGCCTGGCGGCGGCGCTGGCGGTGTTCGGAGCGCTCACCGGGCAGATCGTCGCGGCGGTGTCGGTGCGCCGCGGCTTCGACGTGCGCACGCTGGCGCCGTTCGTGCTGGGCGGGCTGCTGGGCATTCCGCTGGGCGTGGCCTTGCTGCCGCGCCTGGACATGGTGTGGTTCAAGACGCTGCTGGGCGCCCTGCTGGTGCTGTGGTGCCCGACCATGCTGATGGCCAAGCGCCTGCCGCGCATCCGCTCGGGTGGCCGCGTGGCCGATGGCGTCGTGGGGCTGGCCGGCGGCGTGATGGGCGGCATCGGCGGATTCACCGGCACGCTGCCCACGCTGTGGTGCACCCTGCGCGGCTACGAGAAGGACCAGCAGCGTGCCGTGATCCAGAACTTCAACCTGTCGATGCTGCTGGTCACCATGGGCACCTACCTGGGCACCGGCATGGTCACGCGGGACATGCTGCCGTTCTTCGCCATCGTGGCGCCGGCGATGCTGGTGCCCACGCTGCTCGGCACGCGGCTGTACATCGGGCTGAGCGACGTGGCCTTCCGGCAGATCGTGCTGGGCCTGCTCACGGCATCGGGCGTGGCCTTGCTGGCCTCGTCGCTGCCGCAGCTGGTGGCGCGCCACCTGTAG
- a CDS encoding BMP family ABC transporter substrate-binding protein encodes MYKNLAATLVVACCWLSPAFSQTGQTAQTVPSAVVRAGFVYVSPITEAGWTRQHDEGRKAVEAAMGDRVRTTFVENVAEGADAERVIRDLAATGHQIIFTPSFGYMEPTLRVARDYPGVKFESITGYQTAPNVATANARYYEGRYLAGVAAGRMTRTNVAGYVAGFPIPEVLQGINAFTLGLRSVNPQATVKLVWLDVWFDPPKERDAAMALFNQNVDVVAFHTGSTAVMAAAQERGKLAIGYHSDMRRMGPDAQILAVTHQWGGYYTERVRAVAQGIWKSGNLWGGVREGMIRVEGFGSKVPPAVKAEVLARQEDIAKGRFHPFRAGATPVRDNTGREVIAAGQTLGDAQILQMNWLVEGVQR; translated from the coding sequence ATGTACAAAAACCTCGCAGCCACGCTCGTGGTCGCTTGCTGTTGGCTTTCCCCCGCCTTTTCCCAAACCGGCCAGACCGCCCAGACCGTCCCCTCGGCCGTGGTGAGGGCCGGCTTCGTCTATGTCTCGCCCATCACCGAAGCGGGCTGGACGCGCCAGCACGACGAGGGCCGCAAGGCCGTCGAAGCCGCCATGGGCGACCGCGTGCGCACCACGTTCGTGGAGAACGTGGCCGAGGGCGCGGACGCCGAGCGCGTCATCCGCGACTTGGCCGCCACGGGGCACCAGATCATCTTCACTCCCAGCTTTGGCTACATGGAGCCCACGCTGCGGGTGGCGCGGGACTATCCCGGTGTGAAATTCGAATCCATCACCGGCTACCAGACCGCGCCCAACGTGGCCACGGCCAACGCCCGTTATTACGAGGGCCGCTACTTGGCCGGCGTCGCCGCCGGGCGCATGACGCGCACCAACGTGGCGGGCTACGTGGCCGGCTTTCCCATCCCCGAGGTGCTGCAGGGCATCAATGCGTTCACGCTGGGCCTGCGCTCGGTCAACCCCCAGGCCACGGTCAAGCTGGTGTGGCTGGACGTGTGGTTCGACCCGCCCAAGGAGCGCGATGCGGCCATGGCGCTGTTCAACCAGAACGTGGACGTGGTGGCCTTCCACACCGGCTCCACGGCGGTGATGGCCGCGGCCCAGGAGCGCGGCAAGCTCGCGATCGGCTACCACTCGGACATGCGCCGCATGGGGCCGGACGCGCAGATCCTCGCCGTCACGCACCAGTGGGGCGGCTACTACACCGAACGCGTGCGCGCCGTGGCGCAGGGCATATGGAAAAGCGGCAACCTCTGGGGCGGCGTGCGCGAGGGCATGATCCGCGTCGAGGGCTTCGGCAGCAAGGTGCCGCCGGCCGTGAAGGCCGAGGTGCTGGCCCGCCAGGAAGACATCGCCAAGGGGCGATTCCACCCGTTCCGCGCGGGCGCGACCCCTGTGCGCGACAACACCGGCCGCGAGGTCATCGCCGCGGGCCAGACCCTCGGCGATGCGCAGATCCTGCAGATGAACTGGCTGGTCGAGGGCGTGCAGCGCTGA
- a CDS encoding IS5 family transposase, whose product MTPRSALKFDLFAEASRQHKRDEVGDPLQVIARHIDFAELARLVDALIERGGGRRGGRPAYPTEVMVRILVLKRLYNLSDEQMEYQLLDRGSYQRFCLLQDAMNVPDRNTIWRFGERLGVGGATALFQGVDAQLQRHGYIARGGQAIDATLVPAPRQHIGQQERRTLAQGGQPDWSQARRRQKDVEATHTKKHGKSHFGYKLSVSVDLKHGFIRRLATGTASEHDGHHFDEVLDMHNTGRAVHADKAYPSRQRCQMLKVLGFVDAMQRRAQAGRPQSECQKGRNQRIAKKRAKVEHVFAGIRHLGGKFVRTIGQARATVGMTMMAACYNMKRLAWFLHRGVDAFFKPATGKAQVRLQTVKA is encoded by the coding sequence ATCACTCCCCGTAGCGCCCTGAAGTTCGACCTGTTCGCTGAGGCCTCGCGCCAACACAAGAGAGATGAGGTGGGCGATCCGCTGCAGGTGATCGCGCGGCACATCGACTTCGCAGAACTGGCCCGGCTGGTGGATGCCTTGATCGAACGCGGGGGTGGCCGCCGGGGCGGTCGGCCCGCCTACCCCACCGAGGTGATGGTGCGCATCCTGGTGTTGAAGCGGCTGTACAACCTGTCCGATGAGCAGATGGAGTATCAGTTGCTGGACCGGGGGAGCTACCAGCGGTTTTGCCTGTTGCAGGATGCGATGAACGTGCCGGACCGCAACACGATCTGGCGCTTTGGCGAGCGCCTTGGCGTGGGCGGGGCAACGGCCTTGTTCCAGGGGGTGGATGCCCAACTGCAGCGCCACGGCTACATCGCCCGGGGCGGGCAGGCCATTGATGCCACGCTGGTGCCCGCGCCCCGACAGCACATCGGCCAGCAGGAGCGGCGAACGCTGGCACAAGGCGGGCAGCCGGACTGGAGCCAAGCGCGACGCAGGCAAAAGGATGTGGAGGCCACGCACACGAAGAAGCACGGCAAAAGCCACTTCGGCTACAAGCTCAGCGTGAGCGTGGACCTCAAGCACGGCTTCATCCGCCGCCTCGCCACGGGCACGGCCAGCGAGCACGACGGGCACCACTTCGATGAGGTGCTGGACATGCACAACACCGGGCGGGCAGTGCATGCGGACAAAGCCTACCCGAGCCGCCAAAGGTGCCAGATGCTGAAAGTGCTGGGATTCGTGGATGCGATGCAGCGCCGTGCGCAGGCGGGCCGACCACAGAGCGAATGCCAGAAGGGGCGCAACCAGCGCATCGCAAAGAAACGAGCCAAGGTGGAGCACGTGTTCGCCGGTATCCGCCACCTGGGGGGCAAGTTCGTGCGCACCATCGGACAGGCGCGCGCCACGGTGGGGATGACGATGATGGCCGCCTGCTACAACATGAAGCGACTGGCCTGGTTCCTGCATCGGGGCGTGGATGCTTTCTTCAAGCCCGCCACTGGCAAGGCACAAGTGCGCCTGCAAACGGTGAAAGCCTGA
- a CDS encoding molybdopterin cofactor-binding domain-containing protein, with the protein MTKVDAQATDLLADGIEGPESVPRELSRRGFLQLVGGTGAGLAIGTGTTESSFAQNSATPSGPPFAPGAYVRIAPDGRITVMARNPEMGQGVKTAFALIIAEELDARWEDVQVEQVPVDPAVYGNQFSGGSLSVATSWMTLRHAGAGARSMLVAAAAKRWDVPSSEITTGGSQLRHQRSGRTASYGDLASDAAAMPVPELAQVRLKDRKDFKLLGKRHKGVDSHKIATGQPLLGIDVQVPNMLVAVFQKCPSVYGKVTSANLETIRSLPGVTHAFVVEGTGKPTECLAGVGIVARNTWAALSAKRKLEVVWDLDSASKDSWTQYVRQAAELSKQAQGAQVVQAIGSVDELLANERKVEGSYTYGSLSQPHV; encoded by the coding sequence ATGACGAAAGTGGATGCACAAGCTACAGACCTTTTGGCGGATGGCATTGAAGGACCGGAATCTGTGCCCCGTGAGCTGTCGCGGCGGGGTTTCTTGCAGCTGGTTGGAGGCACTGGCGCTGGGCTCGCGATTGGAACGGGGACGACGGAGTCGTCCTTTGCGCAGAATTCTGCGACCCCTTCAGGGCCGCCGTTCGCTCCGGGGGCGTACGTGCGCATTGCGCCCGACGGTAGGATCACCGTGATGGCCCGCAACCCGGAGATGGGGCAAGGCGTCAAGACGGCCTTCGCACTGATCATCGCGGAAGAGCTCGATGCGCGATGGGAGGATGTGCAGGTGGAGCAGGTTCCCGTTGATCCCGCTGTCTACGGCAACCAGTTCTCAGGTGGCTCCTTGTCGGTTGCGACAAGCTGGATGACGCTGCGGCATGCGGGTGCCGGTGCGCGCTCGATGCTTGTGGCAGCGGCAGCAAAGAGGTGGGACGTGCCGTCCTCGGAGATCACTACCGGGGGCAGTCAGTTGAGACACCAGCGCAGCGGGCGGACGGCGAGTTATGGTGACCTCGCCAGCGACGCCGCCGCAATGCCCGTGCCCGAACTGGCGCAAGTCAGGCTGAAGGACCGCAAGGACTTCAAGCTTCTTGGCAAACGCCACAAGGGCGTCGACAGCCACAAGATCGCTACCGGTCAACCCCTTTTGGGTATCGATGTGCAGGTACCGAACATGCTCGTGGCTGTGTTTCAGAAGTGCCCTTCGGTTTACGGCAAGGTGACGTCGGCCAACCTCGAGACGATCCGTTCACTTCCAGGCGTCACGCACGCGTTTGTCGTGGAGGGTACCGGTAAGCCCACAGAGTGCTTGGCTGGGGTGGGCATCGTTGCGCGCAACACTTGGGCGGCACTTTCTGCTAAGCGCAAGCTGGAGGTGGTATGGGACCTCGACAGTGCTTCAAAAGACAGCTGGACGCAGTATGTGCGGCAGGCGGCTGAACTGTCCAAGCAGGCGCAAGGTGCGCAGGTGGTGCAGGCAATCGGAAGCGTGGACGAGTTGCTGGCCAACGAGCGCAAGGTCGAAGGCTCCTACACTTACGGGAGCCTCTCACAACCCCATGTTTGA
- a CDS encoding plasmid pRiA4b ORF-3 family protein: MASKVQRIKAPAAILQLHIELRGTKPKVWRRVLVPETITLAKLHLVVQAAFGWGHSHLHEFIAGDGERYGTPDPMHDEPGSITSESTRLTTALNRSTLSYVYDFGDYWDHRIKVEKKIAPMPQFVLPFCAGGACATPPEDCGGAPGYAEFVRAMANPDDPEHDNLVEWIGADTWDPLAFDSIEINDFMSRNLCRCGTYIRIRQAIHAAAKAGAGARGAS; encoded by the coding sequence ATGGCGAGCAAGGTCCAACGGATCAAGGCACCAGCGGCGATCCTGCAACTGCACATTGAATTGCGCGGCACCAAGCCCAAGGTCTGGCGCCGCGTCCTGGTGCCAGAGACGATCACCCTGGCCAAGCTGCATCTTGTGGTCCAGGCTGCCTTCGGCTGGGGCCACTCGCATCTGCACGAGTTCATCGCTGGCGACGGCGAGCGCTATGGCACGCCAGACCCGATGCACGACGAGCCTGGCTCGATCACCAGCGAAAGCACGCGACTGACCACTGCCCTGAACCGGTCGACGCTGAGCTACGTCTACGACTTCGGGGACTACTGGGACCACCGCATCAAGGTCGAGAAGAAGATCGCACCGATGCCGCAGTTCGTGCTCCCGTTCTGTGCCGGCGGTGCCTGTGCAACGCCGCCGGAGGATTGCGGAGGCGCACCGGGCTATGCGGAGTTCGTGCGGGCCATGGCGAACCCTGACGATCCCGAGCACGACAACCTGGTCGAATGGATCGGTGCCGATACCTGGGACCCGTTGGCCTTCGACAGCATCGAGATCAACGACTTCATGTCTCGGAACCTTTGCCGTTGCGGTACCTACATCCGCATTCGCCAAGCCATCCACGCGGCAGCCAAGGCCGGCGCTGGCGCCAGGGGCGCATCATGA
- the tnpB gene encoding IS66 family insertion sequence element accessory protein TnpB (TnpB, as the term is used for proteins encoded by IS66 family insertion elements, is considered an accessory protein, since TnpC, encoded by a neighboring gene, is a DDE family transposase.) has product MIGLPTSTRVWIVAGHTDMRKGFNGLSAMVQTALAANPFCGHVFVFRGRRGDMLKVLWFDGQGLLLLAKRLERGRFVWPQAQGGKVSLTPAQLSMLLEGIDWRMPMRTDQPALAA; this is encoded by the coding sequence GTGATCGGCCTTCCCACGAGCACCCGCGTCTGGATCGTTGCCGGCCACACCGACATGAGGAAGGGCTTCAACGGCCTGTCTGCGATGGTGCAGACGGCGCTGGCGGCCAACCCCTTCTGCGGTCACGTCTTCGTCTTCCGCGGCCGGCGCGGCGACATGCTCAAGGTGCTGTGGTTCGATGGCCAGGGATTGCTTCTGCTGGCCAAGCGCCTGGAGCGCGGCCGATTCGTCTGGCCGCAGGCGCAAGGCGGCAAGGTCTCGCTCACGCCGGCACAGCTCTCGATGCTGCTCGAAGGCATCGACTGGCGCATGCCGATGCGCACAGATCAGCCTGCGCTCGCAGCTTGA
- the tnpA gene encoding IS66-like element accessory protein TnpA: MNDQDTPSKRRRREHSPMFKRELVARSLVPGASVAAVALQAGINSNLLFAWRRMHLSTQEQPQTPAPPQPSPMLLPVTIEAAPVAPCPSPTAAAPRQPGGTIEIDVGGARVRLRGAVDEASVRHVLQTLKALA; encoded by the coding sequence ATGAACGATCAAGACACCCCGAGCAAGCGCCGTCGGCGCGAGCACAGCCCGATGTTCAAGCGCGAGCTGGTCGCACGAAGCCTGGTGCCCGGCGCGTCAGTGGCCGCCGTCGCGCTGCAGGCCGGCATCAACTCGAACCTGCTGTTCGCATGGCGCCGGATGCACCTGAGCACGCAAGAGCAGCCCCAGACGCCAGCGCCGCCGCAGCCCTCGCCGATGTTGCTGCCCGTCACCATCGAAGCTGCTCCGGTTGCGCCATGCCCTTCACCCACGGCGGCGGCGCCTCGTCAGCCTGGCGGGACCATCGAGATCGATGTCGGCGGGGCGAGGGTGCGATTGCGCGGTGCAGTCGACGAAGCCAGCGTGCGCCATGTCCTGCAGACGCTCAAGGCGCTGGCGTGA
- a CDS encoding SDR family oxidoreductase produces the protein MKDVVVVIGPGSIGQAIARRVGVGKHVLVADLREEHAAAAAQTLTDAGYRVSATVVDVASRESVHELVEMATGLGAVTGLVHAAGVSPSQASPATILKVDLYGTAVVLEEFGSVIAPGGAGVVIASQSGHRLPGLSVEENKALAMTPTEELLSLPMLQPDRVTDPLFAYQISKRANALRVMAQSVLWGKHGARVNTISPGIVITPLANDELSGPRGAGYKRMIDLCPVGRAGTPDEVANVAALLMGPDGSFITGSDFLMDGGVTASHWYGELAPA, from the coding sequence ATGAAGGATGTTGTCGTCGTCATCGGTCCGGGATCCATTGGCCAAGCGATTGCGCGCCGTGTTGGCGTAGGTAAGCATGTGCTGGTTGCAGACCTGCGCGAAGAGCATGCCGCAGCTGCAGCTCAGACCCTCACGGATGCAGGGTACCGGGTAAGCGCTACCGTGGTGGACGTAGCCTCTCGCGAGTCAGTGCATGAGTTGGTGGAAATGGCCACAGGATTGGGGGCCGTGACTGGACTGGTTCACGCGGCGGGCGTTTCGCCTTCACAGGCGTCCCCAGCCACCATCTTGAAAGTCGACCTCTACGGCACTGCCGTTGTACTTGAAGAGTTCGGCAGTGTGATCGCCCCAGGTGGCGCAGGCGTGGTGATCGCATCGCAGTCGGGTCATCGTCTGCCCGGACTTTCCGTGGAGGAGAACAAGGCTCTCGCCATGACGCCAACTGAAGAACTGCTTTCTCTGCCCATGCTTCAACCGGACCGCGTGACAGACCCGTTGTTCGCGTATCAAATCTCAAAACGAGCTAACGCGCTCCGGGTAATGGCTCAATCGGTCCTGTGGGGCAAGCATGGCGCGCGAGTCAACACGATCAGCCCTGGCATTGTCATTACACCTCTCGCCAACGATGAGTTGTCCGGACCTCGCGGCGCGGGGTACAAGCGAATGATTGATCTTTGCCCCGTGGGACGCGCTGGAACGCCCGATGAAGTGGCAAATGTCGCGGCATTGCTGATGGGCCCAGATGGCAGCTTCATTACCGGCAGCGACTTCCTCATGGACGGTGGCGTGACGGCGTCACACTGGTATGGAGAGCTGGCGCCTGCTTGA